The Thiohalorhabdus sp. Cl-TMA genome includes the window GTTGAGCGTCTCCGCCAGCAGCAGTCCCTGCTTCTCCCGCGCCCCCAGGGGGAGCATCATGGCCAGGGTGTTCACCAGTCCTTCGGAGCCCGCTCCCTCCAGGGAATCCCAGTCCACCTCCAGCTCCCTGTTCTGCAGATAGGCTTCCAGGGCGCCGAGCAGGCGTCGCCGGTCCAGATCGGGCTCGGGTGCGGGCTTCAGGTCGCCGCTGTAGTGGCCGTACTCCATGCGGACCTGCCGGAACGGGGTATCCACCTCCAGCTCCGCGCCCACCGAGAACCGGCACAGACCGGTCAGGGTGATGAGGTAGCGACCGTCCTCGGTCTCGCTGAAGGCGCTGAGCCGCCCCAGAC containing:
- a CDS encoding LON peptidase substrate-binding domain-containing protein, yielding MGTRGRYPDIDALPSSAPVFPLTGAVLLPRVRLPLNIFEPRYLAMVDAALAGDRVIGMIQPATAGAEGESMSPDLARVGCLGRLSAFSETEDGRYLITLTGLCRFSVGAELEVDTPFRQVRMEYGHYSGDLKPAPEPDLDRRRLLGALEAYLQNRELEVDWDSLEGAGSEGLVNTLAMMLPLGAREKQGLLLAETLNQRAQLLVTLLEMDRSRGSEDDSDTPLQ